A segment of the Gloeocapsa sp. PCC 73106 genome:
ACTAATTCACCTATATTTTTAGACAATTGTTCAAATTCTTTGATAGTTATTTCCCAAGTTGATAAAATTTCATTTTGCCAGTCTTTCATGTTAAATTTTTAATCCCGTTGCAAACGACGTAACTCTTCTTGTAGGCTTTCTACTTGGCGACGCAATTTTTCTGTATCATTTGGCTCTTCAGTGACAATTTCGATTCTGCGAGGTTCAGATGGCTGGGTTTGATTGGTAGACTGAGACTCGCTAATGTTGGGATCTTGAGCTTGTTTGACCAACTCATCCACATATTTCCGCGCTTCCTCGACGCTCATTTCTCCTCTGGCTACCATTTCATCGGCAACTTTTTGGGCTTGAATTTTTAATTCTTGGAAAGTCACACCCGCTCTTTCTGCTGCGTAATCTGCCATTCCTACCCCTAGATAGATTGCTTTTTGGACTAGATCTCCTAAACCTGCCATATCCAGATTAGCTCCTATATCTATACAACTATCTATTGTATTTTAACTTAATTGTTTTTGGCTTAATATTTAGTATAATTTAAGGCTTTGCCTCTTTTTTCTGGATTAACTT
Coding sequences within it:
- a CDS encoding phasin family protein codes for the protein MAGLGDLVQKAIYLGVGMADYAAERAGVTFQELKIQAQKVADEMVARGEMSVEEARKYVDELVKQAQDPNISESQSTNQTQPSEPRRIEIVTEEPNDTEKLRRQVESLQEELRRLQRD